Proteins encoded within one genomic window of Amycolatopsis sp. 2-15:
- the ligA gene encoding NAD-dependent DNA ligase LigA translates to MDARKRIQELADQIVVLRDAYYRGSPVVADAEYDVVEDELRGLIEANPALAPDPNPLEQVGAPAVLHAPIRHSRPMLSLEKATKPEQVAAFFDRFPGQPVVVMPKLDGLSLALVYEQGRLARAVTRGDGTTGDDVTVLVRALTDGVPDRVEAPGRVEVRGEAVMLRSTFAAYNTAHPDKPLINPRNAAAGTLRAKDPATVAERRLRFFAFDLDTDPDSADTDLARALQTLGFTAADMRRCADAEAAQAVITKIEQQRNDLDYDLDGAVLRLADRDAYAAAGTRSSSPRGALAFKFAAEEKTTVLSDVVWDVGKTGKIAPVAWLEPVFVGGTTVTRATLANQEVIRARGIKIGDTVLVRRAGDVIPFVAGVLDASKRTGAERDIVPPTRCPSCDQPLTEQGNSRELFCTNVACPAQTVRRLIHWASRAAADIDAIGGVWIERLAEMGILEHPSDFYRLTKERLLEFDRIGEVSATRMIESIDASRRVGLRRALIGLAIPMASEGTAARLCRAGFGSLEAVAEAGEDGLVAVEDIGPKVAASLIEHLTRLRPELDRLRERGVSLDVLEEDLPAVVAAGAPLADKTVVITGGISDPRSGEKVPRPTFQRLCEQAGATTASSVSASTDLLITGADVGASKLTKAEKLGVEVVDQGVIWQQLIEAGVV, encoded by the coding sequence GTGGATGCTCGGAAGCGGATTCAGGAACTCGCCGATCAGATCGTGGTGCTGCGCGACGCGTACTACCGGGGCTCGCCGGTGGTGGCGGACGCGGAGTACGACGTGGTCGAGGACGAGTTGCGGGGGTTGATCGAGGCCAACCCGGCGTTGGCGCCCGACCCGAACCCGCTGGAGCAGGTGGGCGCGCCGGCGGTGTTGCACGCGCCGATCCGGCATTCGCGGCCCATGTTGTCGTTGGAGAAGGCGACGAAGCCCGAGCAGGTGGCGGCGTTCTTCGACCGCTTCCCCGGGCAGCCCGTCGTCGTGATGCCGAAGCTGGACGGCCTGTCGCTGGCGCTCGTCTACGAGCAGGGCCGCCTGGCGCGCGCCGTCACCCGCGGCGACGGGACGACCGGCGACGACGTGACCGTCCTCGTCCGAGCCCTGACCGACGGCGTGCCCGACCGAGTCGAGGCGCCCGGCCGCGTCGAAGTGCGCGGGGAGGCGGTGATGCTGCGTTCCACGTTCGCGGCCTACAACACCGCCCACCCCGACAAGCCGCTGATCAACCCGCGCAACGCCGCCGCCGGCACCCTGCGGGCGAAGGACCCGGCGACGGTCGCGGAGCGGCGGCTGCGGTTCTTCGCCTTCGATCTGGACACCGACCCCGACAGCGCGGACACCGACCTCGCCCGCGCCCTCCAGACGCTCGGCTTCACCGCCGCCGACATGCGTCGCTGCGCCGACGCCGAGGCCGCGCAGGCGGTGATCACCAAGATCGAGCAACAGCGCAACGATCTCGACTACGACCTCGACGGCGCCGTCCTGCGTCTGGCCGACCGAGACGCCTACGCCGCCGCCGGCACGCGGTCGAGCTCGCCGCGGGGCGCGCTCGCGTTCAAGTTCGCCGCCGAGGAGAAGACCACGGTGCTGTCCGATGTGGTCTGGGACGTCGGCAAGACGGGCAAGATCGCCCCGGTGGCCTGGCTCGAGCCGGTGTTCGTGGGCGGCACGACCGTCACCCGCGCGACCCTGGCCAACCAAGAGGTCATCCGCGCGCGCGGCATCAAGATCGGCGACACGGTGCTGGTGCGCCGCGCGGGCGACGTGATCCCGTTCGTCGCCGGCGTGCTCGACGCGTCGAAGCGCACGGGCGCGGAGCGGGACATCGTTCCGCCTACCCGGTGCCCGTCGTGCGACCAGCCGCTGACCGAGCAGGGCAACAGCCGGGAACTGTTCTGCACCAACGTCGCCTGCCCCGCCCAGACCGTGCGCCGGCTGATCCATTGGGCCTCCCGCGCGGCCGCGGACATCGACGCCATCGGCGGGGTGTGGATCGAACGGCTGGCCGAGATGGGGATCCTGGAGCACCCGTCCGACTTCTACCGGCTGACCAAGGAACGGCTGCTGGAGTTCGACCGCATCGGCGAGGTCTCGGCCACGCGCATGATCGAGTCGATCGACGCCAGCCGCCGGGTCGGTCTGCGCCGCGCCTTGATCGGGCTGGCGATCCCGATGGCGTCGGAAGGCACCGCGGCCCGGTTGTGCCGCGCGGGCTTCGGCTCGCTGGAGGCCGTCGCCGAGGCCGGTGAAGACGGGCTCGTGGCGGTCGAGGACATCGGGCCCAAGGTCGCCGCGTCGCTGATCGAGCACCTCACGCGGCTGCGGCCCGAGCTCGACCGGCTGCGGGAGCGCGGCGTTTCGCTGGACGTCCTGGAAGAAGACCTCCCAGCGGTCGTGGCCGCCGGCGCGCCGCTGGCCGACAAGACGGTGGTGATCACCGGCGGGATCAGCGACCCGCGGTCGGGCGAGAAAGTACCCCGCCCGACCTTCCAGCGGCTGTGCGAGCAGGCCGGCGCGACCACCGCGTCGTCGGTCTCGGCGAGCACCGACCTGCTCATCACCGGCGCCGACGTCGGCGCGAGCAAGCTCACGAAGGCGGAGAAACTCGGTGTCGAGGTCGTCGATCAGGGTGTGATCTGGCAACAGCTGATCGAGGCCGGGGTCGTCTAG
- a CDS encoding VOC family protein: MNFASIRIITGDVGRLVAFYERVSGQAAKWSTPDFAEVAFASGTLAIGSTRTVGLFGAGSAEAGVNRSVIVEFIVDDVDARYAELSEWLEEVVTPPTTMPWGNRALLFRDPDGNLVNVFTPVTEEAVAKFVAVSR; encoded by the coding sequence GTGAACTTCGCGTCCATACGGATCATCACCGGCGACGTCGGGCGGCTCGTCGCGTTCTACGAGCGGGTCAGCGGGCAGGCGGCGAAGTGGAGTACGCCCGATTTCGCCGAGGTGGCGTTCGCGTCGGGCACGTTGGCGATCGGGAGCACGCGCACGGTGGGGCTGTTCGGGGCCGGGTCGGCGGAGGCCGGGGTGAACCGGTCGGTGATCGTCGAGTTCATCGTGGACGACGTGGACGCGCGGTACGCCGAGTTGAGTGAGTGGCTGGAGGAAGTGGTGACACCGCCGACGACGATGCCGTGGGGCAACCGCGCCTTGTTGTTCCGGGATCCCGACGGGAATCTCGTCAACGTTTTCACGCCGGTCACCGAGGAGGCAGTCGCGAAGTTCGTTGCTGTGTCACGGTAG
- a CDS encoding nitroreductase family deazaflavin-dependent oxidoreductase — protein sequence MSTDSYRRMTNTINKIIVGLQRRGIAFGPMQLLTVKGRRTGRPRTFPIAVNELGGGRYIFQAFPKAAWVANVRAADTVTLTRGRKALTARLVEVPVEDRRPLLRQLVATSPASVGKRFVTTGLAGAASPDAVAESAHRIAVFRVEPA from the coding sequence ATGAGCACAGACAGCTACCGCCGGATGACCAACACCATCAACAAGATCATCGTCGGACTGCAGCGCAGGGGGATCGCGTTCGGGCCGATGCAGCTGCTCACCGTGAAGGGCCGGCGCACCGGGCGGCCGCGCACGTTCCCCATCGCCGTCAACGAACTCGGCGGCGGCCGCTACATCTTCCAGGCCTTCCCGAAAGCGGCGTGGGTCGCCAACGTGCGCGCCGCGGACACCGTCACGCTCACGAGAGGTCGAAAAGCCCTGACCGCGCGGCTGGTCGAGGTCCCGGTGGAGGACCGGCGTCCGCTGCTGCGCCAGTTGGTCGCCACGAGTCCCGCCAGCGTCGGCAAACGCTTCGTGACGACCGGGCTGGCCGGGGCCGCTTCACCGGATGCCGTCGCCGAGTCGGCCCACCGGATCGCGGTGTTCCGCGTCGAACCCGCCTGA
- a CDS encoding MarR family transcriptional regulator has translation MSPDRATARRRRQLTTSVKDAVRDLNIQLSLLNRRFGGRVEVRDVDWTCLDFINRHGPLSPTELARRAGLHPATLTGILDRLQKAGWIVRERDPESADRRAVTLRGVRERNAELFQVFSGMNTRMDELCDRYSDAELEVIADFLRRTSTAGQDSAEELAP, from the coding sequence ATGAGCCCAGACCGGGCCACGGCGCGGCGGCGACGCCAGCTGACGACGTCGGTCAAGGACGCCGTCCGCGACCTGAACATCCAGCTGTCGCTGCTCAACCGCCGCTTCGGCGGCCGCGTGGAGGTGCGCGACGTCGACTGGACCTGCCTCGACTTCATCAACCGCCACGGCCCACTGTCGCCGACCGAGCTGGCTCGCCGCGCCGGGCTGCACCCCGCGACGCTGACCGGCATCCTGGACCGCCTGCAGAAGGCCGGGTGGATCGTGCGCGAGCGCGACCCCGAGTCGGCCGACCGCCGCGCCGTGACGCTGCGCGGGGTGCGCGAGCGCAACGCCGAGCTGTTTCAGGTTTTCTCCGGCATGAACACTCGCATGGACGAGCTCTGCGACCGTTATTCCGACGCCGAGCTCGAAGTGATCGCCGACTTCCTCCGCCGGACGTCGACGGCTGGGCAGGATTCGGCGGAGGAGCTGGCCCCCTAG
- a CDS encoding permease: MAAIGHALALAGSMAWEILWALILGFVLSAVVQAVVRKSTIVRLMGDDRPRTLAVSSLLGAASSSCSYAAVALARSLFCKGAGFTAAMAFEIGSTNLVVELGIIMALLLGWQFTVAEFIGGPIMIVLVAVLFRLFVRQRLIRAARAQADRGVAGSMEGHAAMDMSVAGQESFLRRLASGAGFTAVAHVFVMEWAAILRDLVIGLLIAGAIGAWVPDSFWRAFFFVDDPLASALWGPLVGPLVAILSFVCSIGNVPLAAVLWNGGISFGGVLSFVFADLLILPILNIYRKYYGLRMALVLFGTFYAAMVVAGYAIELLFGVTGLTPTERTATVGESGISWNYTTWLNIAFLLLAGLLVVRFARTGGRSMLRMMGGAPA; the protein is encoded by the coding sequence GTGGCGGCGATCGGGCACGCGCTGGCGTTGGCGGGGTCGATGGCCTGGGAGATCCTCTGGGCGCTGATCCTCGGGTTCGTGCTGTCCGCCGTGGTGCAGGCGGTGGTGCGCAAGTCCACGATCGTGCGGCTGATGGGCGACGACCGGCCGCGGACGCTGGCGGTGTCGTCGCTGCTGGGCGCGGCTTCGTCGTCGTGCTCCTACGCGGCCGTGGCGCTGGCGCGGTCCCTGTTCTGCAAGGGCGCGGGCTTCACGGCGGCAATGGCGTTCGAGATCGGGTCGACGAACCTGGTGGTGGAGCTCGGCATCATCATGGCGTTGCTGCTGGGCTGGCAGTTCACCGTCGCGGAGTTCATCGGCGGGCCGATCATGATCGTGCTGGTGGCGGTGCTGTTCCGGCTGTTCGTGCGGCAACGGCTGATCCGCGCCGCGCGTGCGCAAGCCGACCGGGGTGTGGCCGGGTCCATGGAAGGCCACGCGGCGATGGACATGTCCGTGGCGGGCCAGGAATCGTTCCTGCGCCGCCTGGCTTCCGGCGCCGGGTTCACCGCGGTGGCGCACGTGTTCGTGATGGAGTGGGCGGCGATCCTGCGTGACCTGGTCATCGGGCTGCTCATCGCGGGCGCCATCGGCGCCTGGGTCCCCGATTCCTTCTGGCGCGCGTTCTTCTTCGTCGACGACCCGCTCGCCTCGGCGTTGTGGGGTCCGCTCGTCGGCCCACTGGTGGCGATCCTGTCGTTCGTGTGCTCGATCGGCAACGTCCCGCTGGCCGCCGTGCTCTGGAACGGCGGCATCAGCTTCGGCGGCGTGCTGTCTTTCGTCTTCGCCGACCTGCTGATCCTCCCGATCCTCAACATCTACCGGAAGTACTACGGCCTCCGCATGGCCCTGGTCCTGTTCGGCACCTTCTACGCGGCCATGGTCGTGGCCGGCTACGCCATCGAGCTCCTCTTCGGTGTCACCGGCCTCACCCCGACGGAGCGCACCGCCACCGTCGGGGAGAGCGGCATCTCCTGGAACTACACGACGTGGCTGAACATCGCCTTCCTGCTGCTCGCGGGCCTGCTGGTCGTCCGCTTCGCCCGGACCGGGGGCCGCTCGATGCTGCGGATGATGGGCGGCGCCCCGGCCTGA
- the rox gene encoding rifampin monooxygenase: MIDVLIAGGGPTGVMLAAELRLQGLAVVVLERDAEPSKIVRGLGLHTRSLEVLDQRGLLERFLEVGTTYPIGGFAGIAKPIPPNLDTAFPHTLGVAQTVVERLLREHALEVGADLRYGNEVVGLSQDDEGVMAALADGSHLRARYLVGCDGGRSTVRKLLGIEFRGDPSRQEWLLGEVELEAPADEVLAVMTEVRKTQLGFGAGPLETGGYRLVTPAPEVAEDRTRPPTLEELREATRATAGTDFGMHSPHWLSRFGDATRLAERYRSGRVLLAGDAAHIHPPMGGQGLNLGIQDAFNLGWKLAAEVHGWAPADLLDTYQAERHPVAASVLNNTRAQAELMSLEPGPQAVRRLVSELMDFEEVRRFLTEKVTAIGIRYDFGAGPDLLGRRLRNVNLKRGPLYSQMHAGRGLLLDQTGALSVAGWADRVDHVVDVSEELAAPAVLLRPDGHVVWLGEDQQELAARLSRWFGA, encoded by the coding sequence GTGATCGATGTGCTCATCGCCGGTGGCGGGCCGACCGGCGTGATGCTGGCGGCCGAGCTGCGGCTGCAGGGCCTGGCCGTGGTCGTGCTGGAACGCGACGCCGAGCCGAGCAAGATCGTGCGCGGGCTGGGGCTCCACACGCGCAGCCTGGAGGTGCTGGACCAGCGCGGGCTGCTGGAGCGGTTCCTGGAGGTCGGCACGACCTACCCGATCGGGGGATTCGCGGGGATCGCCAAGCCGATCCCACCGAACCTGGACACCGCGTTCCCGCACACGCTCGGCGTGGCGCAGACCGTCGTCGAGCGGCTGTTGCGGGAGCACGCGCTCGAGGTCGGCGCCGACCTGCGGTACGGCAACGAGGTCGTCGGGCTGAGCCAGGACGACGAAGGCGTGATGGCGGCGCTGGCCGACGGCTCACACCTGCGTGCGCGCTACCTCGTCGGCTGCGACGGCGGCCGCAGCACCGTGCGCAAACTGCTCGGGATCGAGTTCCGCGGCGACCCGTCGCGGCAGGAGTGGCTGCTGGGCGAGGTGGAGCTGGAAGCGCCCGCCGACGAGGTGCTCGCCGTGATGACGGAGGTCCGCAAGACCCAGCTCGGGTTCGGCGCCGGCCCGCTGGAGACCGGCGGCTACCGGCTCGTCACGCCCGCGCCCGAGGTGGCCGAGGACCGCACTCGCCCGCCGACGCTGGAGGAGCTTCGCGAGGCCACGCGCGCGACCGCCGGAACCGATTTCGGCATGCACTCTCCGCACTGGCTGTCGCGGTTCGGCGACGCCACCCGCCTGGCCGAGCGCTACCGATCCGGCCGCGTCCTGCTGGCCGGCGACGCGGCGCACATCCACCCGCCGATGGGCGGACAGGGGCTCAACCTCGGTATCCAGGACGCGTTCAACCTCGGCTGGAAGCTCGCAGCCGAGGTGCACGGCTGGGCGCCGGCCGACCTGCTGGACACCTACCAGGCCGAGCGGCACCCGGTGGCCGCGTCCGTGCTGAACAACACGCGGGCCCAGGCGGAGCTGATGTCGCTGGAGCCGGGCCCGCAGGCCGTGCGCCGGCTCGTGTCGGAGCTGATGGACTTCGAAGAAGTGCGGCGGTTCCTGACCGAGAAGGTCACCGCGATCGGCATCCGCTACGACTTCGGCGCGGGCCCCGACCTGCTCGGCCGGCGGCTGCGCAACGTGAACCTGAAGCGCGGCCCGCTCTACTCCCAGATGCACGCCGGGCGCGGGCTGCTGCTCGACCAGACCGGCGCGCTTTCCGTGGCGGGCTGGGCGGATCGCGTGGACCACGTCGTGGACGTCAGCGAGGAGCTGGCCGCGCCCGCCGTGCTGCTGCGCCCCGACGGGCACGTCGTGTGGCTCGGTGAGGACCAGCAGGAGCTGGCGGCACGGCTTTCCCGGTGGTTCGGCGCCTGA
- a CDS encoding polysaccharide deacetylase: MARPSRAVIRRRRTVLALSVALALTLVALLVFDDAPAQEGGGASPHAAAQQAAWLHKLRPGEKPPQFVLFSFDGAGSHEHWQRVLPLAKSVNAHFSGFLSGIYLLTNDQRDQYQGPGHRPGKASIGFGGSDEDVRTLVADLNTAVAQGQEIGTHYNGHFCTGAEPSVGHWTTAAWRAELAQFFQFVDQARAQRGLNVDPAMIRGGRTPCLEGDWKQALPAMREAGLRYDSSQPSEGVRWPEQLDGIWEFWMPYVKVPALNKKVIMMDYNLWFQFNHARDDATRTAEFRADTLATYRGAYQAAFAGNRAPLVVANHFNDWAGGAFANATEDFMGEACTKPETVCATYSEVLQWLELQDPAVLLQLQQAPPAQP; encoded by the coding sequence ATGGCGCGGCCCAGCAGGGCGGTGATCAGGCGGCGAAGAACGGTGCTCGCGCTGAGCGTGGCGCTGGCCTTGACGTTGGTGGCGCTGCTGGTCTTCGACGACGCCCCCGCCCAGGAAGGCGGCGGCGCGAGCCCTCACGCGGCCGCGCAGCAAGCGGCTTGGCTGCACAAGCTGAGACCGGGGGAGAAGCCCCCGCAGTTCGTCCTCTTTTCCTTCGACGGCGCCGGATCCCACGAGCACTGGCAGCGTGTCCTCCCGCTGGCCAAGTCCGTGAACGCCCACTTCAGCGGTTTCCTCTCCGGCATCTACCTGTTGACCAACGACCAACGCGACCAGTACCAAGGTCCCGGCCACCGTCCCGGCAAGGCGTCCATCGGATTCGGCGGGTCGGACGAAGACGTGCGCACGCTCGTGGCCGATCTCAACACCGCCGTGGCCCAGGGGCAGGAAATCGGCACGCACTACAACGGTCACTTCTGCACCGGCGCCGAACCCAGCGTCGGACATTGGACGACCGCCGCGTGGAGAGCCGAGCTGGCGCAGTTCTTCCAGTTCGTCGACCAGGCGCGCGCCCAACGCGGCCTGAACGTCGACCCGGCCATGATCCGCGGCGGCCGCACGCCGTGTCTCGAAGGCGACTGGAAACAGGCCTTGCCCGCGATGCGGGAAGCCGGCCTGCGCTACGACTCCAGCCAGCCGTCCGAAGGCGTGCGCTGGCCCGAGCAGCTCGACGGCATCTGGGAGTTCTGGATGCCGTACGTGAAAGTGCCCGCCCTGAACAAAAAAGTGATCATGATGGACTACAACCTGTGGTTCCAGTTCAACCACGCCCGCGACGACGCCACGCGCACCGCCGAGTTCCGCGCGGACACGCTGGCGACCTACCGCGGCGCGTACCAGGCCGCGTTCGCCGGGAACCGCGCGCCGCTGGTCGTGGCCAACCACTTCAACGACTGGGCCGGCGGCGCGTTCGCCAACGCGACCGAAGACTTCATGGGTGAGGCCTGCACCAAGCCGGAAACGGTCTGCGCCACCTACAGCGAAGTGCTCCAGTGGCTGGAACTTCAGGACCCGGCCGTGCTCTTGCAACTGCAGCAGGCGCCGCCCGCGCAACCGTGA
- a CDS encoding LysR substrate-binding domain-containing protein — MELRQVEHFLAVVRCGSFTAAAQEVHVVQSALSASIRKLEGELGTPLFERTTRRVELTEAGRALVPAAHRIAADVVAARGEVAAVAGLASGRVSIGTIQTLTVVDLPAKLGEFRTRYPGVRIHVREGLVPDLAAAVTSGELDLSFLAGEEPLTDELSSFAQWSQQLVLLCHPGHRLGRRRRVRFTELDDEPFLDFSGSGIQAMVARRFADAGLRQNRVCEATHMPLLVELIAAGLGVSIVPEPVAERSGLPFARIEQPTFSRAIHLAGRGRLRRTRLRGPFWRTCFRDLGPGEQQPAPDEGECHGHRGVAHERRDRRQRQRAHAEAPQQADEVRGLGVHAVEYSPGRVSESNAEFCWNSAVLELNQEACRFRETPFDVLVTAPGDTRSRRMTHEKNGPIRLYMSMSLDGFITGPDDRPGQELGEGGGRLFNWLDDRHGDGVSGRIYQEAMATGAVIAGRRTFELAGRWQGDHHDGVAINVLTHHVDPDDQPPGSARFFTDVDACVAEARAAAGGRAVLVHGAGAAQALLRAGLLDELEIHLVPFLLGSGRRLFDDTRVELRQVRQLTDRDVTHLRYAVDHS, encoded by the coding sequence ATGGAGCTGAGGCAGGTCGAGCACTTCCTCGCGGTGGTGCGGTGCGGGAGTTTCACCGCGGCCGCACAGGAGGTGCACGTGGTGCAGTCGGCGCTGAGCGCGTCGATCCGCAAGCTCGAGGGCGAGCTGGGCACGCCGCTGTTCGAGCGGACCACGCGGCGGGTCGAGCTGACCGAGGCCGGGCGCGCGCTGGTGCCGGCGGCGCACCGGATCGCCGCCGACGTGGTGGCCGCGCGGGGCGAGGTGGCGGCCGTCGCGGGGCTGGCGAGCGGGCGCGTGTCGATCGGGACCATCCAGACGCTGACGGTGGTGGACCTGCCGGCCAAGCTCGGCGAGTTCCGTACGCGGTACCCGGGCGTGCGCATCCACGTGCGCGAGGGTTTGGTGCCCGATCTGGCAGCCGCGGTCACCAGCGGCGAGCTGGACCTGTCGTTCCTCGCCGGCGAGGAGCCGTTGACCGACGAGCTGAGCAGCTTCGCGCAGTGGAGCCAGCAGCTGGTGCTGCTGTGCCACCCCGGCCACCGCCTGGGCCGGCGCCGCCGCGTCCGCTTCACCGAGCTCGACGACGAGCCGTTCCTGGACTTCAGCGGCAGCGGGATCCAGGCCATGGTCGCGCGCCGCTTCGCCGACGCGGGGCTGCGGCAGAACCGCGTTTGCGAGGCCACGCACATGCCGCTGCTGGTGGAGCTCATCGCCGCCGGACTCGGCGTCAGCATCGTGCCGGAGCCGGTGGCCGAGCGGTCCGGCCTGCCGTTCGCCCGGATCGAGCAGCCCACGTTCAGCCGGGCGATCCACCTGGCGGGCCGGGGCCGGCTCCGACGAACCCGGCTGCGCGGGCCCTTCTGGCGCACCTGCTTTCGTGACCTTGGGCCTGGCGAACAGCAGCCCGCACCCGACGAGGGCGAGTGCCATGGCCACCGTGGTGTAGCCCACGAGCGCCGCGACCGCCGCCAACGCCAGCGCGCGCACGCCGAAGCGCCGCAGCAGGCGGACGAGGTCCGTGGTCTCGGTGTCCATGCCGTTGAGTATTCGCCCGGCCGGGTCAGCGAGTCCAACGCAGAATTTTGCTGGAATTCAGCTGTGTTGGAGCTGAATCAGGAGGCGTGTCGATTTCGGGAAACGCCGTTCGACGTACTCGTGACCGCACCCGGCGACACAAGGAGCAGACGCATGACGCACGAAAAGAACGGTCCCATCCGGCTGTACATGTCGATGTCTCTCGACGGGTTCATCACCGGGCCCGACGACCGGCCCGGCCAGGAGCTCGGGGAGGGCGGCGGGCGGCTGTTCAACTGGCTCGACGACCGCCACGGCGACGGCGTCAGCGGCCGGATCTACCAGGAGGCCATGGCGACCGGCGCGGTGATCGCGGGGCGGCGGACGTTCGAGCTCGCCGGGCGGTGGCAAGGCGACCACCACGACGGCGTGGCGATCAACGTCCTGACGCACCACGTCGATCCCGACGACCAGCCGCCCGGCAGCGCGCGGTTCTTCACCGACGTCGACGCGTGCGTGGCCGAGGCCCGGGCCGCCGCGGGTGGGCGCGCGGTGCTGGTGCACGGCGCGGGTGCGGCGCAGGCGTTGCTGCGCGCCGGATTGCTGGACGAGCTGGAGATCCACCTCGTCCCGTTCCTGCTCGGCAGTGGGCGGCGGCTGTTCGACGACACGCGCGTCGAGCTGCGGCAGGTTCGGCAGCTGACCGATCGGGACGTCACGCACCTGCGCTACGCGGTGGACCACAGCTGA
- a CDS encoding M48 family metalloprotease — MPKLPRTLSRTLAAAGTLCALTVATAVPAFAAEPAPSTVEQDVTQLHQNVVDLYNGMPASARAGVDSLIDSPIDHIGQKQGNAKQKPAADCTEGALLTYANQLASQLTPVEGQAFDALSALGQLYAQGVATDKQPQVFGTDGQYTARATSAISKLRGFWDIESWNVQLVAWKGTDLGSPAKMAQTFGLGLAPARVKDAAALANKVLFELPVLQGGRNPLLTLNAFSAPADSFGGKRVMLGDGILDTTNLLGFDDVAVEAVLGHEYGHQVDFAHDNFPRNESGEMGPDAYGGYFVAHAKGEAWDARTQQEVTYLNASIGDCQHSHGTPDQRKAAGAWGEKQATSQGNPNKIVPSATMITKFQKEYPKLVPPATDQSQLAAAHS; from the coding sequence GTGCCAAAACTTCCACGCACGCTCAGCAGAACTCTGGCCGCGGCGGGCACGCTGTGCGCGCTCACGGTGGCCACGGCCGTGCCGGCGTTCGCGGCCGAGCCGGCGCCGTCGACGGTCGAGCAGGACGTGACGCAGCTGCACCAGAACGTCGTGGACCTGTACAACGGCATGCCCGCGAGTGCGCGGGCCGGCGTCGACTCGTTGATCGACTCGCCGATCGACCACATCGGGCAGAAGCAGGGCAACGCGAAGCAGAAACCGGCAGCGGACTGCACCGAGGGCGCGCTGCTCACGTATGCGAACCAGCTCGCCTCGCAGCTCACGCCGGTCGAGGGGCAGGCTTTCGACGCGCTTTCCGCGCTCGGCCAGCTCTACGCTCAGGGCGTCGCCACCGACAAGCAGCCGCAGGTGTTCGGCACCGACGGGCAGTACACGGCGCGCGCCACCTCGGCCATTTCGAAGCTGCGCGGGTTCTGGGACATCGAGAGCTGGAACGTGCAGCTCGTCGCGTGGAAGGGCACCGACCTCGGCAGCCCGGCGAAGATGGCGCAGACCTTCGGCCTCGGCCTCGCCCCGGCGCGCGTGAAGGACGCGGCCGCGCTCGCCAACAAGGTGCTCTTCGAGCTCCCGGTGCTGCAGGGCGGCCGCAACCCGCTGCTGACGCTCAACGCGTTCTCCGCGCCCGCCGACAGCTTCGGCGGCAAGCGTGTGATGCTCGGCGACGGCATCCTCGACACCACCAACCTACTTGGCTTCGACGACGTCGCCGTGGAAGCCGTGCTGGGCCACGAATACGGCCACCAGGTCGACTTCGCCCACGACAACTTCCCGCGCAACGAGTCCGGCGAGATGGGCCCCGACGCGTACGGCGGCTACTTCGTCGCGCACGCCAAGGGGGAGGCGTGGGACGCTCGCACCCAGCAGGAAGTGACCTACCTCAACGCTTCCATCGGCGACTGCCAGCACAGCCACGGCACCCCGGACCAGCGCAAGGCCGCCGGCGCCTGGGGCGAGAAGCAGGCCACGAGCCAGGGCAACCCGAACAAGATCGTCCCCTCCGCGACGATGATCACCAAGTTCCAGAAGGAATACCCGAAGCTCGTCCCGCCGGCCACCGACCAGTCCCAGCTGGCCGCGGCGCACAGCTGA
- a CDS encoding IclR family transcriptional regulator domain-containing protein, with the protein MSSADKEQFVTSLARGLTVLRAFGPDQPEMSLSQVAAATGLSPAAARRFLLTLVELGYLSQVDKRFVLTPRVLELSAGYTRAMNLSSLAQPLLQRVRDETGDSVSLTALAGTDILHVCHAQTDRLMRFAITPGARVPAYVSASGRAILAHERPAVVDAFLATATLAPRTASTITSVESLRDSLAQARQDGYAVVVDELDVGITALGCPVFGGSVVAGVSCSTVSGYLPVPEFVATRLPLLKELAARLGEAFERFPALLHSFEMH; encoded by the coding sequence ATGTCAAGCGCGGACAAGGAACAGTTCGTCACCTCGCTGGCCAGGGGATTGACGGTGTTGCGGGCGTTCGGGCCCGATCAGCCCGAAATGTCCCTGAGCCAGGTCGCGGCCGCCACGGGCCTCAGCCCGGCCGCCGCGCGCCGCTTCCTGCTCACCCTCGTGGAGCTCGGTTACCTTTCGCAGGTGGACAAGCGGTTCGTCCTCACGCCGCGCGTGCTGGAGCTCTCGGCGGGCTACACACGCGCGATGAACCTGAGCAGCCTGGCGCAGCCGCTGCTGCAACGCGTCCGCGACGAGACGGGCGACAGCGTTTCCCTGACCGCCTTGGCCGGCACCGACATCCTCCACGTCTGCCACGCGCAAACGGATCGCTTGATGCGCTTCGCGATCACGCCGGGCGCGCGAGTGCCGGCGTACGTGAGCGCCTCCGGCCGCGCGATCCTGGCCCACGAACGCCCGGCCGTGGTCGATGCCTTCCTGGCGACCGCCACCCTCGCTCCGCGGACGGCTTCCACGATCACCTCCGTCGAGTCGCTGCGCGATTCACTGGCCCAGGCCCGCCAGGACGGCTACGCGGTCGTCGTCGACGAGCTCGACGTCGGCATCACCGCACTGGGCTGCCCGGTGTTCGGCGGCTCGGTGGTCGCGGGCGTCAGTTGTTCGACGGTTTCCGGGTACCTGCCGGTGCCGGAGTTCGTGGCCACGCGGCTGCCTTTGCTGAAGGAACTCGCTGCCCGGCTGGGCGAGGCGTTCGAGCGCTTTCCGGCGTTGCTGCATTCATTCGAAATGCACTGA